Proteins encoded together in one Chitinophaga varians window:
- a CDS encoding bifunctional adenosylcobinamide kinase/adenosylcobinamide-phosphate guanylyltransferase → MITLVTGGARSGKSRYAQEQALASGQPPVYVATAKIWDEDFAARIRQHQSERGPSWTNYEEELYVSRLPLAGRTVVIDCVTLWLTNFFTLHDYDIDKALASLQAEIDALRELPGHFLIVTNELGMGLHAETAVGRKFTDLQGWANQYIARIADTVILMVSGIPVVIKKRDL, encoded by the coding sequence ATGATCACACTCGTTACAGGTGGCGCCCGTTCCGGTAAAAGCCGGTATGCACAAGAACAGGCGCTGGCTTCCGGCCAGCCGCCGGTATATGTGGCCACCGCCAAAATATGGGACGAGGATTTTGCGGCCCGTATCCGGCAGCACCAGTCAGAGCGCGGCCCTTCCTGGACCAACTATGAAGAAGAGCTGTATGTAAGCCGGCTGCCGCTGGCAGGACGGACAGTAGTGATAGACTGCGTAACGTTGTGGCTCACTAATTTTTTTACGCTCCACGATTATGACATTGACAAAGCACTGGCATCGCTACAGGCGGAGATCGACGCGCTGCGGGAGCTGCCAGGGCATTTCCTCATTGTAACCAATGAACTGGGAATGGGCCTGCACGCCGAAACAGCCGTCGGCCGCAAGTTCACAGACCTTCAGGGCTGGGCCAACCAATATATTGCACGTATAGCCGATACCGTCATACTAATGGTTTCCGGTATTCCGGTTGTAATAAAGAAAAGAGACCTATAA
- a CDS encoding DUF5074 domain-containing protein, with translation MRRFTCHLQQLFLLAAAALLTFSACQKDNVAEVVIPVISNPGLKDGKDTIAVGDTRVLRPQLTNAKEPTFLWLVNGVVAGTDSTYTFKPTASGNYTISFKVSAGNSLNSYFYQIRVIDKYDNGFFIVNEGWFGHSNGDVNFYRYGEDTLYQNVYSRENPGKTLGTTAEYGVIFNNRIYLVSKDAPMVAADAHSMKELGRTAQPPATANAFCPVNNSTGLLSTTDGVYPVDLGSLAIGAKIAGITGQVGGMLKAGNYVFVMSESAGIVVLNASDFSIAATLVKADIGLAATPDGTVWAGQGQNLYAINSTTLAVNTIALPFPVYGAWGAWNGTMITASTIENAVFIAKTNDWGINGKEIYKYQPGNAASLQTPFVTLPADRELYGAGFRYNPGNNTLVATGVEPGYGTHFEKNTLFIYNATSGAVVKSIPYTGYFFPAIPVFNN, from the coding sequence ATGCGTAGATTTACATGCCATCTGCAACAGCTCTTTCTCCTGGCAGCAGCTGCATTGCTGACTTTTTCCGCCTGTCAGAAAGATAATGTGGCAGAAGTGGTCATTCCTGTTATCAGCAACCCCGGACTTAAAGATGGTAAAGACACCATTGCCGTTGGTGATACCCGTGTATTACGCCCTCAACTCACCAATGCCAAAGAACCTACCTTCCTCTGGCTGGTAAACGGAGTTGTCGCAGGCACTGATTCCACCTATACCTTTAAGCCCACCGCTTCCGGCAATTATACGATCTCTTTTAAGGTAAGTGCGGGCAACAGTCTCAACTCCTATTTTTACCAGATCAGGGTAATTGACAAGTATGACAATGGTTTCTTCATTGTGAATGAAGGCTGGTTTGGGCATTCAAACGGGGATGTGAATTTCTACCGCTATGGAGAAGACACCCTTTACCAGAACGTCTACTCCCGGGAAAATCCTGGTAAAACACTGGGCACTACTGCCGAATACGGCGTTATTTTCAACAACCGGATTTACCTGGTGTCCAAAGATGCGCCGATGGTAGCCGCCGATGCTCATTCCATGAAAGAGCTGGGCCGCACTGCGCAGCCACCGGCCACCGCCAACGCGTTTTGTCCTGTAAACAACAGTACCGGCCTGCTTTCCACCACCGACGGCGTGTACCCGGTAGATCTCGGCTCGCTTGCCATAGGCGCTAAAATTGCCGGTATCACCGGCCAGGTGGGCGGTATGCTGAAAGCCGGCAATTATGTTTTTGTGATGTCTGAGTCAGCCGGTATCGTAGTCCTCAATGCCAGTGATTTCAGCATTGCGGCCACACTGGTAAAGGCAGACATCGGCCTGGCAGCCACTCCTGACGGCACTGTATGGGCAGGCCAGGGCCAGAACCTGTATGCCATCAACTCCACTACGCTGGCGGTCAATACCATCGCGCTGCCCTTCCCGGTTTATGGCGCATGGGGCGCATGGAACGGGACAATGATCACTGCCTCCACCATCGAAAATGCGGTCTTCATTGCCAAAACCAATGACTGGGGCATCAATGGTAAAGAAATCTATAAATACCAGCCTGGTAATGCAGCCTCCCTGCAGACGCCTTTCGTTACTCTGCCGGCCGACAGAGAACTGTATGGCGCAGGGTTCCGGTACAACCCGGGTAACAACACCCTGGTGGCTACCGGTGTAGAACCCGGCTATGGCACTCATTTTGAAAAGAATACGCTCTTTATCTATAACGCCACTTCCGGCGCTGTGGTGAAAAGTATTCCATATACCGGCTATTTCTTCCCGGCTATTCCCGTATTCAATAACTAA
- a CDS encoding DUF6580 family putative transport protein: MSLKNLNPRFGILLLFMLVAGIIRVVLGADQSTLQPIAMFTPVGAMALFGGAAFSERWKSFAFPLLTLFLSDVILMQVFHREYAQGLLYKGWAANYISFVFIVLIGQLVIRKMSAGRIAVASVAAALTHFLVSNFGVWISGSTNITTGLPFTRDMAGLTECYILAIPFMKYFLIGTLVYSAIFFGGYAIVARKLRLAH; this comes from the coding sequence ATGTCTTTAAAAAATCTTAATCCCCGGTTTGGTATACTGCTGCTGTTTATGCTGGTAGCAGGTATTATACGAGTAGTGTTGGGAGCTGATCAGTCTACTCTCCAACCGATCGCCATGTTTACGCCTGTAGGCGCTATGGCGCTGTTTGGCGGAGCTGCCTTTTCCGAAAGATGGAAATCCTTTGCTTTTCCGCTGTTGACTTTATTTCTCAGTGATGTTATCCTGATGCAGGTATTTCACCGGGAGTATGCGCAGGGCCTGTTGTACAAAGGCTGGGCGGCCAACTATATCAGCTTTGTGTTTATCGTGCTGATTGGCCAGCTGGTGATCCGTAAGATGAGCGCAGGCCGTATTGCTGTTGCCTCTGTAGCAGCTGCGCTGACCCATTTCCTGGTTTCCAACTTCGGCGTATGGATCAGCGGTTCCACTAACATTACCACTGGTTTGCCATTTACCAGAGACATGGCAGGCCTGACTGAATGCTATATCCTGGCTATTCCTTTCATGAAGTATTTCCTGATAGGCACCCTGGTATACAGCGCCATCTTCTTCGGCGGCTATGCCATCGTAGCACGTAAGCTGCGTCTGGCCCACTAA
- a CDS encoding TonB-dependent receptor, translating into MNLKIYTLPLLFSLPFSATAQDSVPRISQLNEVSVTATKGPQKASETGKVVTILTHEYLEKNSGKTIAAILSQQAGITINGAQNNRGTVPEIYMRGASNGNALVLVDGLPVSDASQIANSFDLNFISPEMVERIEILRGSQSTLYGSNAVAGVINIITRKKSDKKFGVTANTSYGSYNSFLGNVSAYGNAGKFSYLLGYKYETSDGLSDAYDSTGKAGFDKDGFRQHSVFAKLGLQATSRWRLQYLFNYSDYHHDLDEGAFIDDRDYTGQSNNLLNGFSSEYQFKNGSWHVLYSYQRTKRHILNDSGYVAPSGYSKYDLSDFTSNIHQVESYVNWNASHIVRLVAGGAFSAANMDQFNQRLGQPAPWDPNPQMEVTRLSYDSAHARQTSVYASLLLHNLGGFNLEAGGRYNYHNIYGNNQTFTFNPSYLIRQNHKVFINISSGYKIPSLYQLYTSIYGNKDLKPESTVSYEAGYQATVANQALDFRVTGFARRTKDLILFTTNYVNADKQWAYGAELEADWHITRQLDLNVNYGYTDGRLHTSQNGKDTSWYNLYRIPKHAVNATLGYQITPAFYTSASFRYTGERYQGTKPMGDYYTLDLYGEYKFGNLLKIYAGFRNITDYQYFDILGYNSRRFNCNAGVVLNL; encoded by the coding sequence ATGAACTTAAAAATTTACACGCTTCCCCTCCTCTTCTCTTTACCCTTTTCCGCTACAGCGCAGGATTCTGTGCCCCGGATCAGCCAGTTGAACGAGGTTTCTGTCACAGCCACCAAAGGGCCGCAAAAGGCCAGTGAAACCGGTAAGGTAGTTACCATCCTTACCCATGAGTACCTGGAGAAAAACAGCGGCAAAACCATTGCCGCCATTCTTAGTCAGCAAGCCGGTATTACCATCAACGGCGCACAGAACAACCGGGGCACTGTGCCGGAAATATACATGCGCGGCGCTTCCAACGGCAATGCCCTGGTACTGGTAGACGGCCTCCCGGTGAGCGATGCTTCCCAGATAGCCAATTCCTTTGATCTCAATTTTATTTCACCCGAGATGGTAGAGCGGATTGAAATCCTCCGTGGCAGCCAGTCCACGCTCTATGGCTCCAATGCCGTGGCTGGTGTGATCAATATCATCACCCGGAAAAAGAGCGATAAAAAATTCGGTGTAACCGCCAATACCAGCTATGGCAGCTACAACAGCTTCCTGGGCAACGTCAGCGCCTATGGCAATGCCGGCAAGTTCTCCTACCTGCTGGGCTACAAATACGAAACTTCAGACGGACTTTCCGATGCTTACGATTCCACCGGTAAAGCAGGCTTTGATAAAGACGGCTTCCGGCAGCATAGTGTATTCGCCAAACTGGGCCTGCAAGCCACTTCCCGCTGGCGGCTCCAGTACCTGTTCAACTACAGCGACTACCACCATGATCTCGACGAAGGCGCTTTTATTGATGACCGCGATTATACCGGCCAATCCAACAACCTGCTCAACGGTTTCAGCAGCGAGTACCAGTTCAAAAACGGCAGCTGGCATGTGCTGTACAGCTATCAGCGTACCAAACGCCATATCCTGAATGACTCCGGCTATGTTGCTCCCAGCGGCTACAGTAAATATGACCTGTCAGACTTTACCTCCAACATACACCAGGTAGAAAGCTATGTGAACTGGAATGCTTCACATATCGTGCGGCTGGTGGCTGGTGGCGCCTTCTCCGCTGCCAACATGGACCAGTTCAATCAGCGTTTGGGCCAGCCCGCTCCGTGGGACCCCAATCCGCAGATGGAAGTCACCCGCCTGTCCTACGACAGCGCCCATGCCCGTCAGACCAGCGTGTATGCCTCCCTGTTACTACATAACCTGGGCGGATTTAACCTGGAGGCAGGTGGCCGGTACAATTACCATAACATCTATGGTAACAACCAAACCTTCACCTTCAATCCCTCCTATCTCATCCGTCAAAATCATAAAGTATTTATTAATATCTCTTCCGGTTATAAAATTCCCTCCCTGTACCAGCTGTATACTTCGATATATGGCAATAAGGACCTGAAGCCGGAATCCACGGTGAGCTACGAAGCAGGTTACCAGGCTACTGTTGCCAACCAGGCGCTGGATTTCCGGGTGACCGGTTTTGCCCGCCGCACCAAAGACCTGATCCTTTTTACCACCAACTATGTGAATGCCGACAAACAGTGGGCTTATGGCGCAGAGCTGGAAGCAGACTGGCACATTACCCGTCAACTGGACCTGAATGTCAATTACGGTTATACCGATGGCCGTTTACATACCAGCCAGAACGGAAAAGATACCTCCTGGTATAATCTTTACAGGATTCCCAAACACGCAGTGAATGCCACTTTAGGCTACCAGATCACACCTGCCTTCTATACCAGCGCCTCTTTCCGCTATACCGGTGAGCGCTACCAGGGCACGAAGCCGATGGGAGATTATTACACCCTGGACCTCTATGGTGAGTATAAATTTGGTAACTTGCTTAAAATTTACGCCGGGTTTCGAAATATTACCGATTATCAGTATTTTGATATCCTTGGTTATAATTCCCGCCGGTTTAACTGTAACGCCGGTGTTGTGTTGAATTTGTAA
- a CDS encoding tetratricopeptide repeat protein, which translates to MKAFNFFILYRFPIGIVLLVAGIALGLSVGWWEATVVLLIAVICIVTHLLFGPMRMVQEAVEAGDIERATALMNKVKFPKLLYKPIRSVYYFMQSNMAMYSNDLDKAEATIRQSIQSGSPMKEYEGMQYFQLGTIAYQKNDLKTADQNLKKAVRMGLPDKENTAAALLTLASIAMSRRDFKSAKEYFRRAKAQKPTTAQIVSQIKEMDKYISRMPG; encoded by the coding sequence ATGAAAGCATTTAACTTTTTTATTCTATATCGTTTCCCGATCGGGATCGTGTTATTGGTAGCCGGTATCGCCCTTGGGTTATCGGTAGGATGGTGGGAAGCGACCGTTGTGCTGCTGATCGCCGTTATCTGTATTGTAACGCACCTCCTGTTTGGCCCTATGCGGATGGTACAGGAAGCGGTGGAAGCCGGTGACATTGAGCGTGCCACTGCGCTCATGAACAAAGTGAAATTCCCTAAACTGCTGTATAAACCGATCCGTTCTGTATACTACTTCATGCAAAGCAACATGGCCATGTACAGCAACGACCTGGACAAAGCCGAAGCGACCATCCGCCAGAGCATCCAGTCAGGCAGCCCGATGAAGGAATATGAGGGCATGCAATACTTCCAGCTGGGCACCATCGCCTATCAGAAGAACGACCTGAAAACTGCTGACCAGAACCTGAAGAAAGCCGTGCGCATGGGTTTACCTGACAAAGAAAACACCGCTGCCGCCCTGCTGACACTGGCCTCCATTGCGATGAGCCGCCGTGACTTCAAATCTGCTAAAGAATACTTCCGCAGGGCCAAGGCGCAAAAGCCTACCACTGCGCAGATCGTAAGCCAGATCAAGGAAATGGACAAGTACATCTCCAGAATGCCTGGATGA
- a CDS encoding EamA family transporter, with protein MWKGILLVLLGACSFGILSTIVKLGYQEGFTLGELCSVQAGFGMLALWALHLISGRATYGLKNREARTCFILGSSTGLVSITYYQSVQYIPASIAIILLMQFTWMSMLAEWLIYKKRPTAIQWVAVAFILGGTLLAGGLFNSNGLHLDWRGIGFGMLAALFYTTFIVVSGRVGQSLAPVLKSAWIVTGAFLIITVLFPPVYLWNGRITGTPLWMWGMPLALFGTVLPPFLFSKGMPQTGVSLGAILSAAELPVATIAATLFLHERVTPVQIAGVFIILAAIVAANLKKPKVAGLKANY; from the coding sequence ATGTGGAAAGGTATTCTGCTGGTGCTGTTGGGCGCCTGCAGCTTTGGAATTTTATCGACGATCGTCAAACTGGGCTACCAGGAAGGTTTTACCCTGGGCGAGCTATGCAGCGTACAGGCCGGCTTTGGCATGCTGGCGCTATGGGCGCTTCACCTTATATCAGGCCGCGCCACCTATGGACTGAAGAACAGGGAAGCACGTACCTGTTTTATACTGGGCAGCTCTACCGGCCTTGTCAGCATTACCTATTATCAAAGTGTGCAATATATCCCGGCCAGTATCGCTATTATCCTGTTGATGCAGTTCACCTGGATGAGCATGCTGGCAGAATGGCTTATCTATAAAAAGCGGCCCACCGCTATTCAATGGGTGGCAGTGGCCTTTATCCTGGGAGGCACCCTGCTGGCCGGCGGCCTGTTTAACAGCAACGGCCTTCACCTCGACTGGCGGGGCATCGGATTTGGCATGCTGGCAGCGCTCTTCTATACCACGTTCATCGTGGTCAGCGGCCGTGTGGGACAGTCCCTTGCGCCGGTACTGAAGAGCGCCTGGATCGTTACCGGCGCTTTCCTGATCATCACGGTGCTGTTCCCGCCAGTTTACCTGTGGAACGGCCGGATCACCGGTACTCCCCTCTGGATGTGGGGTATGCCGCTGGCGCTTTTCGGGACGGTATTGCCGCCATTTCTGTTTTCCAAGGGTATGCCACAAACGGGCGTATCACTGGGCGCCATTCTCAGTGCCGCAGAGCTGCCGGTAGCCACCATTGCGGCCACTCTGTTCCTGCACGAGCGGGTCACCCCGGTGCAGATAGCCGGTGTTTTCATCATCCTGGCGGCCATTGTGGCGGCCAATCTGAAAAAACCCAAAGTGGCCGGTCTAAAAGCGAACTATTAA
- a CDS encoding MFS transporter — protein sequence MTTITQESATSASKQVAQQTVFPILIALSFTHLLNDTLQSLIPAIYPLVRNTMKLNFTQIGLITLTFQLSASILQPLVGLFTDKRPQPFSLAVGMAFSLIGLVSLSMANSLPLLLVSVALVGIGSSVFHPEASRLAHMASGGKHGMAQSLFQVGGNAGSSLGPLLAAMIIVPFGQFHLIWFSALALLAIFVMIYIGNWYKSNTHRIKPKKAVQQLKQQNLPPARVVISLGILLMLIFSKYFYMASMTNYYTFYLIDRFGVSIQSSQVYLFIFLFSVAAGTFFGGPVGDRIGRKYVIWISILGAAPFALLLPYANLFWTAVLSVFIGVILSSAFSAILVYAQELVPGKVGMIAGLFFGLAFGMAGVASALLGKLADATSIGYVYQVCSYLPLIGLLTGFLPNLEKKEKQ from the coding sequence ATGACCACTATTACACAGGAATCCGCTACATCGGCTTCCAAACAAGTAGCACAGCAGACGGTTTTTCCCATACTGATTGCGCTCAGCTTCACGCATCTGCTGAATGACACCTTACAGTCGCTTATACCGGCCATTTATCCCCTGGTCCGGAATACCATGAAGCTGAATTTTACACAGATAGGCCTGATCACGCTGACCTTCCAGCTGTCAGCCTCTATCCTGCAACCGCTGGTAGGCCTGTTCACCGATAAAAGGCCACAGCCGTTTTCCCTGGCGGTAGGCATGGCCTTCAGCCTGATAGGGCTGGTGAGCCTGTCCATGGCCAATTCCCTCCCGCTGTTGCTGGTGTCTGTAGCCCTGGTAGGCATCGGTTCTTCCGTATTCCATCCGGAAGCGTCCCGCCTGGCGCATATGGCCTCCGGTGGCAAGCACGGTATGGCACAGTCATTATTTCAGGTAGGCGGCAACGCCGGCAGTTCATTGGGCCCCTTGCTGGCGGCCATGATCATCGTGCCGTTCGGGCAGTTTCACCTGATCTGGTTTTCCGCACTGGCCCTGCTGGCCATCTTTGTAATGATTTACATCGGTAACTGGTACAAAAGCAATACCCACCGGATTAAACCGAAGAAAGCGGTGCAACAGCTGAAGCAGCAAAATCTGCCTCCTGCAAGGGTGGTTATTTCGCTGGGTATCCTGCTGATGCTGATATTCTCCAAGTATTTCTACATGGCCAGCATGACCAACTACTATACCTTTTACCTGATAGACCGTTTCGGCGTATCTATTCAGAGCTCACAGGTATACCTGTTCATCTTCCTGTTTTCCGTGGCTGCCGGCACTTTCTTCGGAGGACCGGTGGGCGACCGTATCGGGCGGAAATACGTTATCTGGATATCTATTCTGGGCGCTGCGCCATTTGCGCTGCTGTTGCCATATGCCAATCTTTTCTGGACCGCCGTATTGAGTGTATTCATTGGCGTTATCCTCTCCTCCGCCTTTTCTGCCATCCTGGTATATGCGCAGGAACTGGTGCCCGGTAAAGTGGGCATGATTGCCGGCCTCTTTTTCGGCCTGGCGTTTGGCATGGCCGGCGTGGCTTCAGCCCTGCTGGGCAAGCTGGCCGATGCCACCAGTATCGGGTATGTATACCAGGTATGTTCCTATCTTCCTTTGATAGGGCTCCTGACAGGCTTCCTCCCTAATCTGGAGAAGAAAGAAAAACAATAA
- a CDS encoding FadR/GntR family transcriptional regulator, with protein sequence MMNTGPAPLKRQNLAEEVADRLQELIFSGKYTTGQRLPTEPELMQQFGVGRSSIREAVKILANKGLVKVQQGLGTFVISQIGSGEPLGQRLQRADFEELNEVRLLLEVKIAERAAIHRNNKDIEKMKGFLKKRFTTATANELEPCIQADINFHTAIAEASKNEIMLDLYRTVATHLKASFVARYSNTDSFVESQSLHDALLQSIVDKDAKKALLWATKISTQSK encoded by the coding sequence ATGATGAATACAGGACCAGCACCACTAAAGCGTCAAAACCTTGCGGAAGAAGTGGCCGACAGGCTGCAGGAATTGATATTTTCCGGCAAGTACACCACCGGGCAGCGGCTGCCGACGGAACCGGAACTCATGCAACAATTTGGCGTGGGCCGCTCGAGTATACGCGAGGCGGTGAAGATATTGGCCAACAAAGGGCTGGTAAAGGTACAACAAGGGCTTGGCACTTTTGTCATATCACAGATCGGCAGCGGAGAGCCGCTGGGCCAGCGGCTGCAACGGGCTGACTTTGAGGAGCTGAACGAAGTAAGATTGCTGCTGGAAGTAAAAATTGCTGAGAGGGCTGCTATTCACCGTAATAACAAGGACATAGAAAAGATGAAAGGTTTCCTGAAGAAACGTTTCACCACAGCCACTGCCAACGAGCTGGAACCTTGTATCCAGGCGGATATCAACTTCCATACGGCGATTGCGGAAGCATCCAAAAATGAGATCATGCTGGACCTTTACCGGACGGTGGCCACCCACCTGAAAGCATCATTTGTAGCGCGCTACAGCAATACCGACTCGTTTGTGGAATCACAATCGTTGCACGACGCACTGCTGCAAAGCATCGTCGACAAAGACGCTAAAAAAGCACTGCTCTGGGCCACTAAAATCAGTACCCAAAGCAAGTAG
- a CDS encoding sterol desaturase family protein yields the protein MNGTELKMIEQLLHIPDWQLWFFFLTENALIVLGVLAWGNRLLRRPIRQMFDYTSHQWRICIVTTLLNTLVTFAGYWLWKHGYVRVHETLSWRVITDALALFLLMDLLMYVFHYLIHQTFLYRLLHRLHHEATDPVPIDLFVLHPLETLSFGTLWLLVLLPFNMNLYGIVIYLAINVIFGMTGHLGIEPLPEKMRQWPVLKYLGTSTFHHDHHRQEHYNYGFYTSLWDRLFGTLKR from the coding sequence ATGAATGGCACCGAATTAAAAATGATTGAACAACTGCTTCATATACCTGACTGGCAACTGTGGTTTTTCTTTTTGACAGAAAATGCCCTGATCGTTCTCGGCGTACTGGCCTGGGGCAACCGCCTGTTGCGCCGGCCTATCCGGCAGATGTTTGATTACACCAGCCACCAGTGGCGTATCTGTATCGTCACCACCCTGCTCAATACCCTCGTCACCTTTGCAGGGTACTGGCTGTGGAAACACGGATATGTCCGTGTTCATGAAACGTTGTCATGGCGCGTGATCACAGACGCCCTGGCGCTGTTTCTCTTGATGGACCTGCTCATGTATGTTTTCCATTACCTCATCCACCAGACATTTTTATACCGCCTGCTGCACCGTCTGCACCATGAGGCAACAGATCCTGTACCTATTGACCTGTTTGTGCTGCATCCGCTGGAAACTCTCAGCTTTGGCACGCTCTGGCTGCTGGTGCTGCTGCCATTCAACATGAACCTGTACGGTATTGTCATCTATCTCGCCATCAACGTGATCTTCGGTATGACCGGCCATCTGGGCATAGAACCCCTGCCTGAAAAGATGCGGCAATGGCCGGTATTAAAATACCTTGGCACCTCCACTTTTCACCATGATCATCACCGGCAGGAACATTACAACTACGGGTTCTATACCAGCCTGTGGGACCGTCTATTCGGCACGCTGAAGCGGTAG